The following are encoded together in the Planctomycetota bacterium genome:
- the pilM gene encoding type IV pilus assembly protein PilM encodes MAKNKSAWGIEIGAHAIKAVRLERNGDEAAITDFACIPHNKPLTTPDLDIAEMTRLTLSQLVAAKDLEDQTIVISVPGHSALARFAKLPPVEPKMIPNIVKFEAVQQIPFPIEDVEWDYQTFITPDNPEVEVGIFAITKQRIEERLTLYAEFGIRPEIVTLGPLAVFNAVSYDLALPAEHKPVVVLDIGTQSSDVVVADSSRCWIRTFPLGGTHFTDALQSAFQISYGKADRLKAESATSKYARQMMQAMRPVFGDLVQEVQRSIGHYQMNHRESPLETVLAVGSTFRIPGLRKFLGQQLNVDIKRMDEFKRIRVEGREAADFAANSVNFVTAYGLALQGIGLSRISVNLAPIRGLREKVWAAKSKWFIAAVSIAVIGSAAMYVAPTLDRQFLDSGDVSKVSLVIQKGEQLQNQLKAANSAGEVGSTALNMERLLNDRKIWPCIVNDAVEATLSANPTDEVTLTDAAKIAAIPASERKRIVLEHLSGEYKFDEAGNKRSIQVTMDIEFANDGKKTFLKDSVQKWLRDNSDRGDKVPYVIIPDSIAIKGELTSVKMAGGDKAPDAKDNHGTDAPDTDVVGDASTGTTTSASGTTSSQGSSSSGSGATGRRKNLGDTVTTSSGNLKTKGGGAGMMGSPKAPSADPTTTPEADPEAATNEPLETASASNADLDKLAPIPNEPSVYGPGMTVYHGSIVFTVEIKDGAAKKGDGSEVPAKKPEGQPAP; translated from the coding sequence ATGGCCAAGAATAAATCCGCCTGGGGCATCGAAATCGGCGCGCACGCCATCAAGGCCGTTCGCCTGGAGCGCAACGGCGACGAGGCCGCCATCACCGACTTCGCGTGCATTCCGCACAACAAGCCGCTGACCACGCCCGACTTGGACATCGCCGAGATGACCCGGCTCACCCTGAGCCAGCTGGTCGCGGCCAAGGACCTCGAGGATCAGACCATCGTCATCTCCGTGCCCGGGCATTCGGCGCTGGCGCGCTTCGCCAAGCTGCCGCCGGTGGAGCCGAAGATGATCCCGAACATCGTGAAGTTCGAGGCGGTGCAGCAGATTCCCTTCCCGATCGAGGATGTGGAGTGGGACTACCAGACCTTCATCACCCCGGACAATCCTGAGGTGGAAGTGGGCATTTTCGCCATCACCAAGCAGCGCATCGAGGAGCGGCTCACGCTCTATGCCGAGTTCGGCATCCGCCCCGAGATTGTCACGCTCGGGCCGCTGGCGGTTTTCAACGCCGTTTCCTACGACCTTGCCCTGCCCGCGGAGCACAAGCCGGTGGTGGTGCTGGACATCGGCACCCAATCCAGCGATGTGGTGGTCGCCGACAGCAGTCGCTGCTGGATCCGGACCTTCCCCCTGGGCGGAACCCATTTCACCGACGCGCTGCAGAGCGCCTTCCAGATCTCCTACGGCAAGGCCGACCGGCTGAAGGCGGAGAGCGCCACCAGCAAGTACGCCCGCCAAATGATGCAGGCCATGCGACCGGTTTTCGGAGACCTGGTGCAGGAAGTGCAGCGATCGATCGGCCACTACCAGATGAACCACCGCGAGAGCCCGCTCGAGACGGTGCTGGCGGTGGGCAGCACCTTCCGCATCCCGGGATTGCGCAAGTTCCTCGGCCAGCAGCTCAACGTGGACATCAAGCGCATGGATGAATTCAAGCGCATCCGCGTCGAGGGCCGCGAAGCCGCCGATTTTGCGGCCAATTCAGTGAATTTCGTCACCGCCTACGGGCTCGCGCTCCAGGGCATCGGCCTGAGCCGCATCAGCGTCAACCTGGCCCCGATCCGCGGGCTGCGGGAGAAGGTCTGGGCGGCCAAGAGCAAGTGGTTCATCGCCGCGGTCAGCATTGCAGTGATCGGTTCGGCGGCGATGTACGTGGCGCCGACCCTTGACCGGCAGTTCCTGGACTCCGGAGATGTCTCTAAGGTGTCTCTGGTCATCCAGAAAGGTGAGCAGCTGCAGAACCAATTGAAGGCGGCAAACTCCGCCGGCGAAGTCGGTTCGACCGCGCTGAACATGGAGCGGCTCCTCAACGACCGGAAGATCTGGCCCTGCATCGTCAACGACGCGGTGGAGGCCACCCTCTCTGCGAACCCCACCGACGAGGTGACTCTGACCGACGCCGCCAAGATCGCAGCGATCCCCGCGAGCGAGCGCAAGCGCATCGTGCTTGAGCATCTCTCCGGCGAGTACAAGTTCGACGAGGCCGGCAACAAGCGGTCCATCCAGGTCACGATGGACATCGAGTTTGCCAACGACGGGAAGAAGACCTTCCTCAAGGACTCCGTTCAGAAATGGCTCCGGGACAATTCGGACCGGGGCGACAAGGTTCCCTACGTCATCATTCCGGATTCCATCGCGATCAAGGGAGAGTTGACCTCCGTCAAGATGGCCGGCGGCGACAAGGCCCCCGATGCAAAGGACAATCACGGCACGGATGCACCCGACACCGATGTCGTCGGCGACGCTTCGACGGGCACAACCACTTCAGCGTCGGGCACCACCTCGAGCCAGGGCTCATCCTCCAGCGGTTCCGGCGCGACCGGGCGGCGCAAGAACCTCGGCGACACGGTGACGACCAGCAGCGGCAACCTCAAGACCAAGGGCGGCGGCGCCGGCATGATGGGAAGTCCGAAGGCTCCATCGGCGGATCCGACAACCACCCCCGAGGCCGACCCCGAAGCTGCCACCAATGAACCCTTGGAAACCGCATCGGCCAGCAACGCCGACTTGGACAAGCTGGCGCCGATTCCCAACGAACCCTCGGTGTACGGCCCTGGCATGACCGTTTACCACGGATCCATCGTCTTCACGGTTGAGATCAAGGATGGCGCCGCCAAGAAAGGCGACGGATCCGAGGTTCCCGCAAAGAAGCCTGAAGGACAGCCCGCCCCATGA
- a CDS encoding RNA-binding protein: MFRIYVGNLNFRTTDEILRAAFEAHGEVQEVYIGTDRETGRSRGFGFVTMTDKAAGEAAIAAINGSQVDGRAIVVNEAQPRPPRTERGGGGGGYSGGGGGGGGFRGGRGGSGGGGGYGRGSRD, translated from the coding sequence ATGTTTCGGATCTATGTCGGTAACTTAAATTTTCGTACCACGGATGAGATTTTGCGAGCTGCTTTCGAAGCCCACGGCGAGGTGCAGGAAGTGTACATCGGGACCGATCGGGAAACCGGTCGCTCACGCGGCTTTGGTTTCGTGACCATGACGGACAAGGCCGCCGGTGAGGCGGCCATTGCCGCCATCAACGGATCGCAGGTCGATGGCCGCGCGATTGTCGTCAATGAGGCCCAGCCTCGTCCTCCGCGCACTGAGCGTGGCGGCGGCGGTGGCGGCTACAGCGGCGGCGGCGGTGGCGGCGGAGGTTTCCGCGGCGGCCGTGGCGGCAGTGGTGGTGGCGGCGGCTACGGCCGCGGTTCCCGCGACTAA
- the tadA gene encoding Flp pilus assembly complex ATPase component TadA: MPFLEVKGGPKPRRIELDGSSVTFGRLADNVVAVDDSALSRKHCVIECVEGVWQVRDLESRNGTRVNGGKIATRRLRNLDVIRIGKLEIRFVSPDESLLKAGPQEPETEDETTSQPEAGPGPAGLESLPSIPLEREAGVRRDRPKQKVALPGLNQGKPAAPAPIANTIDIDLNAVVGAGSLGNDPESRLRKICDEAMEKPFEASDISLVDMRGQIVHQAAGMGGEDDDDASESIRVFRLVLLTAFRSRASDVHVEPRMDRATIRLRVDGLMVLAAEIPLDLLRRLLGMVKILCQIDTSQKSQVQDGHFSTMTKGRRVDFRVSLTPAIHGQKLVLRVLDTANSPTRLHELGVLPWMYEKLRTMANRDSGMVLACGPTGSGKTTTLYSCLREIDVETRNAITIEDPVEYYLEGCTQIPIDHKQGNTFANILRSVLRQDPDVIFVGEIRDIETAQVAMQAAMTGHLVYSTVHSRDSMGAIFRLLDLGVESYLVANAINLIVAQRLCRSLCLKCRKAVRPTPSQLLKMGRAGEGMPSIFSPVGCGACLGTGYRGRRALLELLEFSEGIRDVVLKRPTIADLRTVLAQGHYITLQNFGFQLVAQGVTSYEEVERVAGGD; the protein is encoded by the coding sequence GTGCCCTTTCTCGAGGTCAAAGGCGGTCCAAAGCCCAGGCGCATCGAACTCGACGGTTCGAGCGTCACTTTTGGCAGGCTTGCCGACAATGTGGTCGCCGTCGATGATTCGGCGCTCTCCCGCAAGCATTGCGTGATCGAGTGCGTGGAGGGCGTCTGGCAGGTCCGCGACTTGGAGAGCCGCAACGGAACCCGGGTCAACGGGGGCAAGATCGCAACGCGCCGACTGCGGAACCTGGATGTGATCCGGATCGGCAAGCTGGAGATTCGCTTCGTCTCCCCGGATGAATCGCTGCTCAAGGCGGGGCCGCAGGAGCCGGAAACCGAGGACGAAACCACTTCCCAGCCCGAGGCGGGACCGGGGCCAGCGGGACTTGAGTCGCTGCCGTCCATTCCGCTGGAGCGGGAGGCGGGCGTGCGGCGCGACCGGCCCAAGCAGAAGGTGGCGCTGCCCGGCCTCAACCAAGGGAAGCCCGCCGCGCCTGCGCCCATTGCCAACACCATCGACATCGACCTCAACGCGGTGGTCGGCGCGGGATCGCTCGGCAACGACCCGGAATCGCGGCTGCGGAAAATCTGCGACGAGGCGATGGAGAAGCCCTTCGAGGCCTCCGACATCTCGCTGGTGGACATGCGCGGACAGATCGTGCACCAGGCGGCCGGGATGGGCGGCGAGGACGACGACGACGCCAGCGAAAGCATCCGCGTCTTTCGCCTCGTGCTGCTGACGGCCTTCCGCAGCCGCGCCAGCGACGTGCACGTCGAGCCGCGCATGGACCGCGCCACCATCCGCTTGCGCGTGGATGGACTCATGGTGCTGGCCGCCGAGATTCCGCTGGACCTGTTGCGCCGGCTGCTGGGCATGGTGAAGATCCTCTGTCAAATCGACACCAGCCAGAAGTCGCAGGTGCAGGACGGCCACTTCAGCACGATGACCAAGGGACGACGCGTGGATTTCCGCGTGAGCCTGACCCCGGCGATCCACGGACAAAAGCTGGTGCTGCGCGTGCTGGACACCGCCAACAGCCCCACCCGGCTGCACGAACTGGGCGTCCTGCCCTGGATGTATGAAAAACTTCGCACCATGGCCAACCGCGACTCGGGCATGGTGCTGGCCTGTGGCCCGACCGGCAGCGGCAAGACCACCACGCTCTACTCCTGCCTGCGCGAGATCGACGTGGAGACCCGCAACGCCATCACCATCGAGGATCCCGTCGAGTACTACCTGGAGGGATGCACGCAGATCCCCATCGACCACAAGCAGGGGAACACCTTCGCCAACATCCTGCGCAGCGTGCTGCGCCAGGATCCCGACGTGATCTTCGTCGGCGAGATCCGCGACATTGAGACGGCGCAGGTGGCGATGCAGGCGGCGATGACCGGCCACCTGGTCTACTCCACCGTGCATTCGCGCGATTCGATGGGGGCCATCTTCCGACTGTTGGATCTGGGCGTGGAGTCCTACCTGGTCGCCAATGCCATCAACCTGATCGTCGCCCAGCGGCTCTGCCGCTCGCTCTGCCTGAAATGCCGCAAGGCGGTTCGACCTACGCCTTCGCAGTTGCTGAAGATGGGGCGTGCGGGCGAGGGCATGCCGAGCATCTTCTCGCCGGTGGGATGCGGCGCCTGCCTGGGGACCGGCTACCGCGGCCGCCGCGCCCTCCTGGAGCTGCTGGAATTTTCCGAGGGCATCCGCGACGTGGTGCTGAAGCGCCCGACGATCGCGGACCTTCGGACGGTGCTGGCGCAGGGACACTACATCACGCTGCAGAACTTCGGTTTTCAGCTGGTGGCGCAGGGCGTGACCAGCTACGAAGAAGTCGAGCGCGTGGCCGGGGGCGATTGA